The following proteins are co-located in the Lagopus muta isolate bLagMut1 chromosome 11, bLagMut1 primary, whole genome shotgun sequence genome:
- the IP6K2 gene encoding inositol hexakisphosphate kinase 2, translating into MSPAFGAMEVEHYSKGVLLEPFVHQVGGHSCVLRFNDKTICKPLIQREHQFYETLPTEMRKFTPQYEGVVSVSFEEDEDGNLCLIAYPLNGDHDNLENLDNSDCEPKSKLLRWTNKKTVLLENEKLSKEWVRQHRKEEKMKSHKLEEEFEWLKKSEVLYYTVEKKGNISSQLKQHNPWSMKCHQQQLQRMKENAKHRNQYKFILLENLTSRYEVPCVLDLKMGTRQHGDDASEEKKANQIRKCQQSTSAVIGVRVCGMQVYQAGTGQLMFMNKYHGRKLSVQGFKEALYQFFHNGKYLRRELFESVIKKLTELKSVLEKQESYRFYSSSLLIIYDGKERQEVAVDSDPEDLEDLSEESSDESAGAYAYKPTASTVDVRMIDFAHTTCKYYGEDSVVHEGQDTGYVFGLQNLIDIIKEIRDENSE; encoded by the exons ATGAGCCCAGCATTTGGAGCTATGGAAGTGGAGCACTATTCCAAGGGAGTCCTGCTCGAGCCCTTTGTCCACCAGGTCGGGGGACACTCCTGTGTCCTCCGGTTTAATGACAAGACTATCTGTAAGCCCCTTATCCAGCGGGAGCACCAGTTCTATGAGACTCTCCCAACAGAAATGCGTAAATTCACTCCGCAATATGAGG GCGTGGTGTCAGTGAGCTTTGAAGAGGATGAAGATGGAAACTTATGTCTAATAGCATATCCATTAAATGGGGACCACGATAACTTGGAAAACTTAGATAATTCTGACTGTGAACCCAAAAGTAAGCTGTTGCGATGGACTAACAAAAAGACAGTGTTGTTAGAAAATGAGAAGCTATCTAAGGAGTGGGTCCGACAGcacaggaaagaggaaaaaatgaaaag tCATAAGCTAGAGGAAGAGTTTGAGTGGCTgaagaaatctgaagttttgTATTATACTgtagagaaaaaaggaaatattagtTCACAGCTTAAGCAGCATAATCCTTGGAGCATGAAATGTCACCAGCAGCAGTTACAGCGGatgaaggaaaatgcaaaacacCGAAATCAGTACA AATTCATtttgctggaaaacctgacatCTCGATATGAAGTACCGTGTGTGCTGGACCTCAAAATGGGAACCCGACAGCATGGAGATGATgcatcagaagagaagaaggcGAACCAAATCCGTAAATGTCAGCAGAGCACATCAGCTGTCATTGGAGTCAGAGTTTGTGGCATGCAG GTGTACCAGGCAGGCACTGGCCAGCTGATGTTCATGAATAAGTACCATGGGAGAAAGCTCTCAGTCCAAGGATTTAAAGAAGCACTTTACCAGTTCTTTCATAACGGCAAATACCTGCGCAGGGAACTCTTTGAATCTGTTATTAAAAAACTGACTGAACTCAAGTCTGTCCTGGAGAAGCAGGAGTCCTACCGCTTCTATTCGAGCTCCCTGCTGATCATCTACGACGGGAAGGAAAGGCAGGAAGTTGCTGTCGACTCGGACCCGGAGGACTTGGAGGACCTTTCAGAGGAGTCTTCGGATGAGTCGGCAGGAGCGTATGCCTACAAACCCACTGCTAGTACTGTTGATGTCCGCATGATAGACTTTGCCCACACCACCTGCAAGTACTATGGGGAAGATAGCGTGGTGCATGAGGGCCAAGACACGGGTTACGTTTTTGGACTTCAGAATTTAATAGatattattaaagaaataagaGACGAAAATAGCGAATAA